In one Neobacillus sp. CF12 genomic region, the following are encoded:
- a CDS encoding MFS transporter, whose product MNFYPYEEDSLLFSKKSARNVFIVLVIVFFSVYIGSEQFGYFDMALYGYLWATILCFVLLTIRITSWTLRPPTRRLWKQGIKMMFSAKGLAFVFKTLYTNIGEQRFIRNRSVYRWAQHMFISWGVIFSFAITFSLVLNWLHFELVEPKTYAAVVFGIPMFRMGVDSPLAIAIYHGLNWTGIAVIIGCGMALYRRVTDEKKIVEQSKEYDFFPLFLLIAISITGSLLTVSALWMEGAFYLGIALAHQITVIVFLLYFPFSKFWHLPLRILAVMVPMYHAMGEQKQCARCGIEYATATQIKDVQLALEKRHLSVPIDHTTLHFSDLCSQCRRVSHRLGAYGAKVHFRKANLVLESNQKNGLQLKKGGDQ is encoded by the coding sequence ATGAACTTTTATCCATATGAAGAAGATTCACTACTTTTTTCAAAAAAATCAGCGCGAAATGTTTTTATTGTGTTAGTAATTGTATTCTTTTCTGTTTATATAGGATCAGAACAATTTGGATATTTTGATATGGCCTTATACGGATATTTATGGGCAACTATTTTGTGCTTTGTGCTACTGACAATCAGAATCACCTCGTGGACTTTACGTCCTCCAACTAGAAGGCTTTGGAAGCAAGGAATCAAAATGATGTTCAGTGCGAAAGGACTTGCATTCGTCTTTAAGACTTTGTACACCAATATCGGAGAGCAAAGGTTTATTCGAAATCGATCTGTTTATCGCTGGGCACAGCATATGTTCATTTCTTGGGGAGTTATTTTTTCATTTGCCATTACCTTTTCCCTTGTCCTGAATTGGCTGCATTTTGAATTAGTTGAACCTAAAACCTATGCGGCAGTGGTTTTTGGAATTCCAATGTTTCGTATGGGTGTAGACTCACCACTCGCAATCGCCATTTATCACGGTTTAAATTGGACAGGAATCGCCGTTATTATAGGCTGCGGTATGGCGCTTTATCGAAGAGTTACAGACGAAAAAAAGATTGTTGAGCAATCTAAAGAATATGATTTCTTTCCACTCTTTCTACTAATAGCAATCTCAATAACTGGCTCCTTATTAACCGTGTCTGCGTTATGGATGGAGGGGGCTTTCTATTTAGGTATTGCGCTTGCTCACCAAATAACAGTCATCGTATTCCTTTTATATTTTCCTTTCAGTAAGTTCTGGCATTTACCACTTCGAATTTTAGCTGTGATGGTTCCGATGTACCATGCAATGGGAGAACAGAAACAATGTGCTAGATGCGGGATAGAATACGCGACGGCTACACAAATCAAAGATGTTCAACTAGCGTTAGAAAAAAGACATTTGTCTGTTCCGATTGATCACACAACACTTCACTTTTCAGACTTGTGTTCACAGTGTCGAAGAGTAAGCCACAGATTAGGAGCCTATGGTGCTAAAGTTCATTTCCGAAAAGCGAACCTTGTGTTAGAGAGCAATCAGAAAAACGGACTCCAATTGAAGAAGGGAGGAGATCAATAG
- a CDS encoding YdcF family protein — translation MRKRKSILIWAGVFSLSFLLYFSFLHSKIREHTNTEVPKHADYIIILGARVKGEVPSLALQYRIDAAASYLKKNRESIAIASGGQGPGEDITEAEAIKRGLLAHGISSDRILLEDKSTDTVENIRFSKRLIPQNLKTGLLVTNDFHLYRAKSIAKDLGLNLEGIPAETPTVAIPKSYAREYLAITKYYLVNFF, via the coding sequence ATGAGAAAAAGAAAGTCCATACTTATTTGGGCAGGTGTGTTTTCACTCAGTTTTTTATTATACTTTTCTTTTTTACATTCTAAAATTAGAGAACATACGAATACAGAAGTACCTAAACATGCTGACTATATCATTATTCTCGGGGCACGCGTTAAAGGTGAAGTACCTTCTCTAGCTCTTCAATATCGGATAGACGCTGCTGCTAGTTATTTGAAGAAAAATCGAGAAAGTATTGCGATTGCATCTGGCGGACAAGGACCAGGTGAAGATATTACTGAGGCAGAAGCGATTAAAAGAGGTCTACTCGCACATGGAATTTCTAGTGATAGAATCTTACTTGAAGATAAATCAACCGACACAGTTGAAAATATTCGTTTTTCAAAAAGACTCATTCCTCAAAATCTCAAAACTGGATTGCTGGTAACGAATGATTTCCATCTTTATCGTGCTAAGTCCATTGCTAAAGACCTAGGGTTGAATTTAGAGGGCATTCCTGCAGAAACTCCGACTGTAGCCATTCCAAAATCATACGCAAGGGAGTATCTCGCGATAACCAAATATTATCTCGTTAACTTTTTTTAA
- a CDS encoding GGDEF domain-containing protein, with the protein MLARIGGDEFVILLPNLTEEKNVSEIAERIQQCLREEWLIANEKIQITTSIGISFYNEYDLEEKTLFKNADLALYQAKKKGRNNYQIYHDQVTG; encoded by the coding sequence ATACTTGCTAGAATTGGTGGAGATGAATTCGTTATTCTATTGCCTAACTTGACAGAGGAGAAAAATGTTTCAGAAATAGCAGAAAGAATTCAACAATGTCTCCGTGAGGAATGGCTAATTGCCAACGAGAAAATACAAATTACAACAAGTATCGGAATTTCCTTCTATAACGAATACGACCTAGAAGAAAAAACACTTTTTAAAAATGCTGACCTTGCTTTATACCAAGCAAAGAAAAAGGGTAGAAATAATTATCAAATCTATCATGACCAAGTAACCGGCTAA
- a CDS encoding PAS domain S-box protein yields MNEKFNLEILNRPDLFYQLINNMTDLVFLTKVNHDKTLSYVLLNKPAKDLYGLTNESYGKPIEKVLPKDAYDVVKSKYDEAMEKKKPIKYEDMVNVSHLPKYSTNGVIYWESTITPVFNPEGECTHLLAIVRDLTEQRMQENEIKRIKDRFELVWNSVADAMFTFDKNQNIVSVNKAFEKLLGWTAEELVKDKSRSIIPEEDKEDLRKIIERVKSGETVTTHEVKRITKSGEIIYFLGSFSPLYDQNGDWDGGVVAYKDITERKKYEDKLKQLALHDPLTGLPNRTYFSQCLTIEMDKAKKTKQFLSVLVLDIDRFKEINDTYGHDIGDEVIKGICQAC; encoded by the coding sequence ATGAATGAAAAATTCAATCTAGAGATATTGAATAGGCCAGACCTATTTTATCAATTGATTAATAATATGACGGATTTAGTCTTTTTGACAAAAGTAAATCACGATAAGACTTTAAGTTATGTCCTGTTAAATAAACCCGCTAAAGACCTTTATGGCTTAACAAATGAATCCTATGGCAAGCCGATAGAGAAGGTTCTTCCAAAAGATGCTTACGATGTTGTCAAAAGCAAATATGACGAAGCGATGGAAAAGAAAAAGCCAATAAAATACGAAGATATGGTTAATGTTTCGCATCTTCCTAAATACAGTACGAATGGAGTAATTTATTGGGAGTCGACGATAACACCTGTGTTTAATCCAGAGGGGGAGTGTACCCATTTATTAGCTATTGTACGTGACTTAACGGAGCAACGAATGCAGGAAAATGAAATAAAAAGAATAAAAGACCGATTTGAACTAGTCTGGAATAGTGTGGCGGACGCCATGTTTACTTTTGATAAAAATCAAAATATTGTATCCGTTAATAAAGCATTTGAAAAATTATTAGGCTGGACGGCAGAAGAGTTGGTAAAGGATAAGTCCAGGAGTATTATCCCTGAAGAGGATAAAGAAGACCTAAGAAAAATCATTGAAAGAGTAAAAAGCGGCGAGACAGTGACTACTCATGAGGTAAAACGAATAACAAAAAGTGGTGAAATTATTTATTTTCTTGGCTCGTTTTCGCCTCTTTATGATCAGAATGGTGATTGGGATGGAGGTGTGGTTGCGTATAAAGACATCACGGAAAGGAAGAAATATGAAGATAAGTTAAAACAATTGGCCCTTCATGACCCATTAACTGGTCTTCCCAATAGAACGTATTTTTCACAGTGTTTAACTATAGAGATGGACAAAGCAAAGAAAACGAAGCAGTTTTTGTCCGTTTTAGTTCTTGATATTGACCGTTTTAAGGAAATTAATGATACATACGGACATGACATTGGGGATGAGGTAATAAAAGGAATTTGCCAAGCGTGTTAA
- a CDS encoding MerR family transcriptional regulator gives MEYTIQKLANLAGVSTRTLRYYDEIGILKPARINSSGYRIYGQEEVNRLQQILFYRELGVGLDSIKDIVTAPSFDGTKALREHREKLLEKREQLDLLIANVDKTIAVTEGRITMSNKEKFEGFKKKMVEENEKKYGKEIREKYGKDKVEASNAKVMNMTEEQYQEVTALAEQVHITLAEAFKTGDPAGELAQKAADLHKQWLTYYWKEYSKEAHAGLAQMYVDDERFTAYYDKEQPGTAEFLRDAILIYTGQKN, from the coding sequence ATGGAATATACAATACAAAAGCTAGCTAATCTCGCAGGCGTCAGCACCAGAACACTTAGATATTATGATGAAATTGGAATTCTTAAGCCGGCAAGAATCAATTCATCAGGATATCGAATCTATGGTCAGGAGGAAGTAAACCGTCTCCAGCAAATCCTATTCTATCGAGAATTAGGAGTCGGTTTAGACAGCATAAAGGACATTGTAACGGCACCTTCCTTTGATGGGACAAAAGCATTGCGGGAGCATCGTGAAAAACTCCTCGAAAAAAGAGAACAATTAGATTTATTAATTGCCAATGTCGATAAAACAATAGCCGTAACGGAAGGGAGAATTACCATGTCAAATAAAGAAAAATTCGAAGGCTTTAAGAAAAAGATGGTTGAAGAAAATGAGAAGAAGTATGGAAAAGAAATTCGTGAAAAATATGGCAAGGATAAAGTGGAAGCCTCTAATGCAAAAGTAATGAACATGACGGAGGAACAATATCAAGAAGTAACCGCTCTAGCAGAACAAGTTCATATAACACTAGCGGAGGCATTTAAAACGGGAGACCCTGCAGGAGAACTAGCACAAAAAGCTGCTGATCTCCACAAACAATGGCTAACATATTATTGGAAGGAATACAGCAAGGAAGCCCATGCAGGTCTAGCACAAATGTATGTGGATGACGAAAGATTTACAGCTTATTATGATAAAGAACAACCAGGTACAGCAGAGTTCTTAAGAGACGCGATTCTTATTTACACAGGACAAAAAAACTAA
- a CDS encoding acyl-CoA dehydrogenase family protein: MSFTSHETKSRGQNSYSFDDFVTQRENLDWYRDEPFLQKAVKKFTGSEFEQVHQKILAFSPRVSLKWNQLAERNARPEARPYMLHYDAFNHRIDRIVRPLEVHQLESKVFGEGLFSSKMPPWESFVKRMLTHQIGEGGVTCPLTCTHGLIALLDQFPNHEIPELQEILLHTKEGLNGEFAIGAQFMSEIQGGSDLPANVLEAVPDGKNYRLYGNKFFCSAAHADYSVVTAKITDSNKVSTFIVPAWLPGDKEKEKRNGYQINRIKWKLGTAELPTAEIQYNGALAYPIGPKDKGIAVAVGIVLTLSRLEIGIACAGFMLRASREANLYGDFRTVFGKKVKDYPLAASKLRKIENAAKRTTAGAFKIYDLFLRLEKPLNPGINSDNPIEVQKQLLNLRELVLLQKIGATNEGAEVLRDAISVFAGHGVMEEFSALPRIFRDVIVNEQWEGPRNLLLTQIYRDLKRVADWYSPSDFVGNVLEGAPHEIIKQFSNQLEDLLQRPVLGEVNEASMKAAEEWDTFCDTFFKAYQETALAEIE, encoded by the coding sequence ATGAGTTTTACTTCCCATGAAACGAAGTCAAGGGGACAGAATTCTTATTCTTTTGATGATTTTGTTACGCAGCGCGAGAATCTGGATTGGTATCGAGACGAACCATTTTTACAAAAGGCTGTTAAGAAGTTTACGGGTTCAGAGTTTGAACAGGTTCACCAGAAAATCCTCGCTTTTTCTCCCAGGGTGTCTTTGAAATGGAATCAATTAGCTGAGCGAAATGCCAGACCAGAGGCTCGTCCATACATGCTCCATTATGATGCGTTTAATCATCGAATTGACCGGATTGTCCGGCCGCTTGAAGTACATCAGTTAGAGAGCAAAGTGTTTGGAGAAGGACTATTCTCGAGTAAAATGCCCCCATGGGAAAGCTTTGTGAAAAGAATGCTGACACACCAAATTGGTGAAGGTGGAGTAACCTGTCCCTTAACTTGTACGCATGGATTAATTGCGCTTCTTGATCAATTCCCTAATCATGAGATTCCAGAACTCCAAGAAATACTACTACATACCAAAGAAGGGCTAAACGGAGAATTTGCAATTGGTGCGCAGTTTATGTCAGAAATTCAAGGTGGTTCAGACCTGCCTGCTAATGTTCTAGAAGCTGTACCTGACGGTAAAAACTATCGACTATACGGAAATAAGTTCTTCTGTTCGGCTGCACATGCAGATTATTCAGTTGTGACCGCAAAAATAACTGACTCCAACAAGGTTTCAACATTTATCGTTCCAGCGTGGCTTCCCGGTGACAAAGAGAAGGAAAAACGAAATGGATACCAAATTAATCGGATAAAATGGAAGCTTGGTACTGCTGAGTTACCAACTGCCGAAATACAATATAACGGTGCGCTTGCTTATCCTATCGGACCGAAGGATAAAGGAATCGCCGTCGCAGTGGGAATTGTTCTTACTTTATCCCGATTAGAAATTGGAATTGCTTGTGCAGGATTTATGCTTCGGGCCTCGAGAGAAGCCAACCTCTATGGAGACTTCCGTACAGTCTTTGGTAAAAAGGTTAAGGACTATCCATTAGCCGCTAGCAAACTGAGAAAAATTGAAAACGCTGCCAAAAGAACAACCGCAGGGGCTTTTAAAATTTATGATCTTTTCTTACGCTTGGAGAAGCCTTTAAATCCAGGAATTAATTCGGACAATCCGATAGAAGTCCAAAAGCAGCTATTAAACTTACGAGAACTCGTTTTATTGCAAAAAATAGGTGCGACAAATGAAGGTGCTGAGGTGCTTCGTGACGCAATATCAGTTTTTGCTGGTCATGGAGTAATGGAGGAATTCTCTGCATTGCCTAGGATTTTCCGTGATGTTATCGTCAATGAACAATGGGAAGGACCGCGTAATCTGCTTCTAACCCAGATTTATCGTGATCTTAAGAGAGTTGCCGATTGGTATTCCCCATCAGATTTTGTTGGTAATGTATTAGAAGGGGCACCACATGAAATCATTAAGCAATTCTCAAATCAACTTGAGGATTTACTCCAAAGACCAGTTTTAGGAGAAGTAAATGAAGCTTCAATGAAAGCCGCTGAGGAATGGGATACATTTTGTGATACCTTCTTTAAAGCGTATCAGGAAACAGCATTAGCAGAAATTGAATAA
- the chbG gene encoding chitin disaccharide deacetylase — MIKLIINADDFGYSRGVNYGIIDSHLFGIVNSTTMMMNMEGTEHAIELAKKHPSLQVGIHLVLTCGKPLLQDVPSLIDENGNFKTLAALNSKDICLSELEKEWTAQIESFIRSGLKPNHFDSHHHVHTIEEFLPVVQKLAKKFNLPVRLNGLNSIEGVEGYSDICLFDFYGPTATADYFDKLSEKDLDEKTVEIMCHPAYMDNLLLSGSSYNTTRLDELDILLKTNLPANIDLLTNGIMKSV; from the coding sequence ATGATTAAATTAATAATAAACGCAGACGATTTTGGTTACAGCCGTGGGGTAAACTACGGCATTATTGACAGCCACTTGTTCGGGATTGTCAATTCAACTACGATGATGATGAATATGGAGGGAACGGAACATGCAATTGAATTGGCCAAAAAGCATCCATCCTTACAGGTGGGGATTCATCTTGTTCTGACTTGTGGAAAGCCCTTGCTACAGGATGTTCCTTCCTTAATAGATGAAAATGGAAACTTTAAAACGTTAGCAGCATTAAATAGCAAGGATATTTGTCTTTCTGAACTTGAAAAGGAATGGACTGCACAAATTGAGAGTTTCATCCGCTCAGGTTTAAAACCGAATCACTTTGATAGCCATCATCATGTTCACACGATTGAGGAGTTCTTGCCTGTTGTTCAAAAGCTAGCAAAAAAGTTTAATCTTCCAGTGAGGTTGAATGGTTTGAATAGCATCGAAGGAGTTGAGGGTTATTCAGACATATGTCTATTTGATTTCTATGGACCCACTGCAACTGCAGATTATTTTGATAAGCTCTCTGAAAAAGACTTGGATGAGAAGACTGTTGAAATCATGTGCCATCCTGCTTATATGGATAATCTACTGCTATCAGGTTCATCGTATAATACCACTCGTTTAGATGAACTGGATATTCTATTAAAAACAAATTTGCCTGCTAATATAGATTTGTTGACGAACGGCATTATGAAAAGTGTTTAA
- a CDS encoding 6-phospho-beta-glucosidase: MTETKGIKIATIGGGSSYTPELIEGFIKRHAELPVREIWLVDVEEGKEKLEIVGNLAKRMVEKAGLPIEVHLTLDRRKALKNADFVTTQFRVGLLDARAKDERIPLKYGVLGQETNGPGGLFKAFRTIPVILDICKEMEELCPDAWLINFTNPAGMVTEAVLRYSNIKKVVGLCNVPIGMEMGAAQLLNVEHERVRIDFAGLNHMVYGLDVYVDGISVKNKLIDLLSNPENTVTMKNIHAMGWEPGFLKALNLFPCPYHNYYYKTREMVEEELMAAESGGTRAEVVKNLENELFELYKDPNLDIKPPQLEKRGGAYYSDAACRLIHSIYTDKRDIQPVNTMNNGAIVGIPHDSAVEVSCIITKDGPKPIAVGELPIPIRGLIQTIKSFERVTIEAAITGDYNTALLAMTINPLVGSDKIAKQILDEMLEAHKDYLPQFLKY; this comes from the coding sequence ATGACTGAAACAAAAGGCATTAAAATCGCTACGATTGGTGGCGGTTCAAGCTATACACCTGAATTAATAGAAGGTTTTATAAAACGTCATGCTGAATTACCTGTTCGTGAGATTTGGCTTGTTGATGTTGAAGAAGGAAAAGAAAAATTAGAGATTGTCGGGAATCTTGCAAAAAGAATGGTTGAAAAAGCTGGGCTTCCAATAGAGGTTCATTTGACATTGGACCGTAGAAAGGCACTGAAAAATGCAGACTTCGTGACAACACAATTCCGGGTAGGATTACTGGATGCACGAGCAAAGGACGAAAGAATCCCTTTGAAGTATGGTGTCCTTGGGCAAGAAACAAACGGTCCAGGCGGATTGTTTAAAGCATTTAGGACAATTCCGGTTATCCTCGATATCTGCAAGGAAATGGAAGAGCTTTGCCCTGATGCTTGGCTGATAAACTTCACGAATCCTGCGGGTATGGTGACAGAAGCTGTTCTGCGCTACAGTAATATTAAAAAAGTAGTTGGGCTGTGTAACGTGCCAATCGGAATGGAAATGGGTGCAGCTCAGTTATTAAATGTAGAACATGAACGAGTAAGAATTGATTTTGCAGGACTTAACCATATGGTTTATGGACTAGATGTATATGTGGACGGAATTAGTGTAAAGAACAAACTGATAGATTTACTTTCCAACCCAGAAAATACAGTAACCATGAAGAATATTCATGCGATGGGCTGGGAGCCTGGATTCTTAAAAGCTTTAAACCTATTCCCTTGTCCATATCATAACTACTATTATAAAACGAGAGAGATGGTTGAAGAGGAGTTAATGGCTGCAGAAAGTGGCGGGACGAGGGCTGAGGTCGTAAAAAATCTAGAAAACGAATTATTCGAATTATATAAAGACCCTAATCTTGACATTAAGCCACCTCAGCTCGAAAAACGCGGTGGAGCATACTATAGTGATGCAGCATGCCGTCTCATCCATTCCATTTATACTGATAAGCGAGACATACAGCCTGTCAACACAATGAACAATGGGGCCATCGTTGGGATTCCGCATGATTCAGCAGTTGAGGTTAGCTGTATTATTACGAAGGATGGACCAAAGCCAATAGCGGTGGGAGAACTTCCAATTCCAATCAGAGGCTTAATCCAAACTATTAAGTCATTTGAACGTGTGACGATTGAAGCTGCGATTACTGGTGACTATAATACAGCACTGTTAGCAATGACGATTAATCCATTAGTAGGATCAGACAAAATTGCCAAGCAAATTCTTGATGAAATGCTTGAAGCACACAAAGATTATCTACCCCAATTTTTAAAATATTAA
- a CDS encoding PTS lactose/cellobiose transporter subunit IIA, producing MNKEEIYEISFQLILHSGNARSLSMEAIYEAKNGNIDGAREKICEAEMEFNKAHRFQTELIQGEASGEAHDIPILLIHAQDHLMNALTVKDMATEFIELYKKLS from the coding sequence ATGAATAAAGAAGAGATTTATGAAATTTCCTTTCAACTGATTTTGCATAGTGGCAATGCGAGAAGTCTATCAATGGAAGCAATCTACGAAGCTAAGAATGGAAACATTGACGGTGCGAGAGAAAAAATTTGCGAAGCAGAGATGGAGTTCAACAAGGCCCACCGCTTTCAGACTGAATTGATTCAAGGGGAAGCAAGTGGAGAGGCCCATGATATTCCAATACTTCTAATTCATGCACAAGATCATTTAATGAATGCTTTAACTGTAAAGGACATGGCAACAGAATTTATTGAGTTATACAAAAAGCTATCATAG
- a CDS encoding PTS transporter subunit EIIC, whose protein sequence is MMNFIEKYIMPYAVKFGNNRHLLAIRDALIGMIAITMIGSLAVLLNNLGSIIKPYGRLMESIFGKSWTTLGGDIWWGTFAFMTVFAVFGIAHKLAKSYGDDGFEAMLVAAASFFLLIPQIGKVPETEGAWGFVSWGYFNATALFTGILVSLVATELFLRLSKVKSFIIKLPDGVPPAVSGAFAKLVPGMLTILSFGIFGLLFRKITDGQYLNDWLATTLVAPLTNAADSLPFAILIVFLVHGFWAVGLHGPNILGGVTTPLFTSLGTKNTDLYAQGVAELDKYAILAGPFLDAFVYLGGSGATLGLLIAMILAGRKRHKQMIALGGPPGVFQINEPLLFGMPIVLNPIWLIPFVAAPVVMTVVAYLAIDWGFVYPVVTASMPWVTPVGIGGYLATGGHISGAVLALINLAISIVIYLPFVYIQGKMEDKKLKDQQNTAA, encoded by the coding sequence ATGATGAATTTTATTGAAAAATATATAATGCCTTATGCTGTGAAATTCGGTAATAACAGGCATTTATTAGCTATCCGCGATGCTTTAATCGGAATGATTGCCATTACGATGATCGGCTCGTTAGCTGTTTTACTTAATAACCTTGGTTCGATAATAAAACCATATGGCCGTTTGATGGAAAGCATTTTTGGTAAATCATGGACAACACTTGGCGGAGACATATGGTGGGGAACCTTTGCTTTTATGACAGTCTTTGCAGTTTTTGGAATTGCTCACAAACTAGCAAAATCATATGGAGATGATGGTTTTGAAGCAATGCTGGTAGCGGCTGCATCCTTCTTTTTGTTGATTCCACAAATTGGAAAGGTGCCTGAAACTGAAGGTGCTTGGGGATTTGTCAGCTGGGGATATTTTAATGCTACTGCATTGTTTACGGGTATCCTTGTTTCACTTGTTGCAACTGAATTGTTTTTACGACTATCAAAAGTTAAGTCCTTTATTATTAAGCTGCCAGATGGTGTTCCACCTGCTGTTTCAGGTGCGTTTGCAAAATTAGTGCCTGGCATGCTGACAATTTTGAGTTTTGGGATTTTTGGTTTGTTATTCCGCAAGATAACAGATGGTCAATATTTGAACGACTGGTTAGCCACGACATTAGTAGCACCATTGACAAATGCTGCTGATTCGCTTCCATTTGCAATTCTAATTGTTTTCTTGGTTCATGGATTCTGGGCTGTCGGCTTACATGGTCCGAATATTCTTGGAGGAGTTACAACTCCATTGTTCACTTCGTTAGGAACAAAAAATACGGACCTCTATGCCCAAGGTGTAGCGGAACTAGATAAATACGCAATTCTAGCTGGCCCATTCCTTGATGCGTTTGTGTACCTTGGCGGTTCTGGAGCGACACTGGGTCTCTTAATCGCAATGATTTTAGCAGGACGCAAACGCCACAAGCAAATGATTGCTTTGGGAGGACCTCCAGGGGTATTTCAAATCAATGAACCTTTACTCTTTGGCATGCCGATCGTATTGAATCCAATTTGGTTAATCCCTTTTGTTGCGGCTCCAGTTGTCATGACCGTTGTTGCTTATTTAGCCATTGACTGGGGATTCGTATATCCAGTGGTAACAGCAAGTATGCCATGGGTTACACCAGTCGGTATAGGGGGATATTTAGCAACAGGCGGACATATTTCTGGTGCAGTTCTAGCACTTATCAATCTCGCAATCTCAATTGTTATTTATCTACCATTTGTTTACATTCAAGGTAAGATGGAAGACAAGAAGTTAAAAGACCAACAAAATACGGCAGCATAA
- a CDS encoding PTS sugar transporter subunit IIB has translation MNILLCCSAGMSTSLLVTKMEKSAQTQGIECKIWAVGSGEVKNHIDNADVLLLGPQVRFMLNQMKQDVGGKIPIESINPMHYGLCNGEEVLKQAILLIKGE, from the coding sequence ATGAATATTTTATTATGTTGTTCAGCTGGAATGTCTACAAGCTTATTGGTTACAAAGATGGAAAAGAGTGCACAGACGCAAGGAATTGAATGCAAAATCTGGGCAGTTGGCAGTGGGGAAGTTAAAAACCATATTGACAATGCTGATGTTCTACTGCTTGGACCTCAGGTTCGTTTCATGCTAAATCAAATGAAGCAAGATGTGGGCGGAAAAATTCCAATCGAATCCATCAATCCAATGCACTATGGTCTTTGTAACGGTGAAGAGGTACTAAAACAAGCTATATTATTAATTAAGGGGGAATAG
- a CDS encoding GntR family transcriptional regulator, with the protein MRNLNEENALHLKVKDSILELIKNGEYQPDTKLPTEAEFCEKFGVSRTTVRTALQQLSLDGYVYRQQGRGTFVSGRRVKQRLTSTVQNFSEQITGQGKNPSIKVHNLEVIMADSFLEDIFDLPEGEPINMLERIRYVDNEPIQIETAYLPWRKTPGLNKEACEKSLYRLLEVEYQIKIKRTVENLEIVGAQEDVAKILNIDVGSPCFSLETYAYSDEDILVEYSKTIFRGDLANFVIERYY; encoded by the coding sequence ATGCGCAATTTAAATGAAGAAAATGCCCTTCATCTAAAGGTAAAAGACAGCATCTTAGAGCTAATAAAAAACGGTGAATACCAACCTGACACAAAATTACCAACCGAGGCGGAATTCTGCGAAAAGTTCGGAGTCAGCCGCACTACTGTACGGACTGCTTTACAACAATTAAGTTTGGATGGATATGTTTATAGACAGCAAGGAAGGGGTACCTTTGTTTCTGGAAGAAGGGTGAAACAAAGATTGACTTCTACGGTTCAGAATTTTTCCGAGCAAATAACTGGCCAGGGGAAAAACCCATCTATAAAGGTTCATAATCTTGAGGTCATCATGGCTGATTCTTTTCTAGAGGATATTTTCGATTTGCCAGAGGGAGAGCCAATAAATATGCTTGAAAGGATCCGTTATGTGGATAATGAGCCTATTCAAATAGAAACGGCTTATCTACCCTGGAGAAAGACACCAGGCTTAAATAAGGAAGCTTGTGAAAAATCTCTGTATAGACTTTTGGAAGTAGAATATCAAATTAAAATAAAAAGAACTGTCGAGAATCTTGAAATCGTAGGCGCTCAAGAAGATGTTGCAAAAATATTAAATATTGACGTTGGCTCTCCTTGCTTCTCCCTTGAGACCTATGCATACTCAGATGAGGATATATTGGTTGAATATTCCAAGACCATTTTCCGGGGCGATTTAGCAAATTTCGTTATTGAGCGGTACTATTAA